In the Candidatus Izemoplasmatales bacterium genome, GGTGACGTCCCTGCCGTCGATCTTGAGCAGTTCGAGGATGCCGTAGACGACGTCGTGCATCGGCATCGTGCCGAGCTGCGCCATTTCGAAGACGCGGCCGTCGTCGTCGGTCATGAGGATGTTGGCGACGTTGTCGTCGTCGAGGATCGCTTCGTAGATTTCCCTGTCGTTCATGGTGAACCTCCTCAGTAATGATTCGTGATCTTTTCGGCAAAGCCGAGCAGATCCTTCACTTCGAGGCGCGAGCCGTCGTCGAGCACGACCCAGCCCGAATACCGGCCGAACACCTGATGGCCAAGATTCTTGATGATGACGAAATTGATGTCGTCCTGCCGGTCGAGGATCGGCGTCATCGTCAGTTCGAAGCGGCCGTCGTTGGACGTGAAGGTCCACGGTTTCGTGACGTCCGTCTCGTCCAGGCGGAACGTCACCTGGTCGAGCTTGTGGGCCTTCCCGTCGAAGAACATCATGTTCTCGGACGCCTTCGACGTGTCGCCGAAACCGTAGCCGATGTTGAAGCCGAAGCGCATGCCCGCCGCCAGGCCGGAGGCGCTTCCCCAATACCAGGTGTTCTTGTAGGTCCAGGCGCCACGGCCCCAGTCGAGGACGCCCCAGGAGGCGCCGGCAGGATAGGTGCGCACGGTATCGCCGATCTTCACGGTTCCCGTCGCCGGCATGCAGTTGATCTTCTGGTTCAGGTAGAACCGCGGCTTCTTCGTCTGCCACGGGGTTGCGATCACCATCGAGTCGTCGTCGGGGGCTTCGAGGCGGATGTCGGCCTCGAGGTCGCCCTCGGCGGAGAAGGACCGGATCAGGCAGTGAAGCCTTCGTCCGCGTTCGTCGCGGACGAAGTCGAAATCGAACTGCTTGTCGTGATAGCCGACGCTGCCGGCCGCGGACGAGGCGGGGAGTCCGAGCTTTCCGAAGGTGAACCATCCGATCTTGCTCTTGGCGAGATATGCGCCGGTCCTGAAGTCGAAGAAGTTCGCGCTCACGAGCGAACTGTAGCTCAAGTCGGCGATCGTGCAGGAGAATCCGAAGTCGTCCGTCAGGACGGCGTAATAATCCCATTCCTTGATGCGCCACGAGGACGCCTTCACGTCCTTCCGGGCATACTCGAACATCATCCGCTTTGCGAATCCGGGATTCGCTAGGTGCCCGGACGCGTCGAACAGCGGAACTCTCTCCTTGATTTCGTTCTGCATCGTCTCATCCTCCGTCGGCTTGTCGTGCCGCTTTCATTATAACCCGAAACCGTGGCGGCGGATAAAAAAATCAGTCCCGAAGGACTAATCTTTGGCGGTTGCTTTCGTTTGGACTCTGCCGGCGGCGAACGCCTTGCGGATCAGCGACGGCAAAAACGGGAACAGGAGCAGGATGGCGGCGATCGCGAACATGAAGACCATGTACACGCCTCTGCCCATGTCGGTCAGAATGAACTGGAACGGACTGCCGTTCCCGGTGTTCAGGAACATCATGTCGGTGTCGAACATGGCGTTCGTGACGATCGCCATCAGCCCGAAACTGATCAGCGTGCCGTAGGCGATCGGATAGTCTTTCGCTTCCGGCTGGTACTCGCGGGAGAACAGCAGGTAAAGCGAGAAGAAGATCATCGTGCCATGATAGGCGAAGCTGATGTAGGGCAGGATGTTCTCGGTGATCATCTCCCAGCCATATGGGCCTCCGAGTACGGTCGCGGGATAGGCGAGCGTAATCAATCCGGCGAGCAGACTGACGGCGAAGGTCGTCGGCAGGAAGAACCGACGGACCGTTCCCTTCGAAAAAGC is a window encoding:
- a CDS encoding YwaF family protein, with amino-acid sequence MVFDFLGLENASPEVFGPKHITGMLVAFAVIAALLVLLFTVFRKHDHGRVLKITAIFLLFLEACKYTYAFVVYGYFPLHFIPMQLCSFSLYLMPIIAFSKGTVRRFFLPTTFAVSLLAGLITLAYPATVLGGPYGWEMITENILPYISFAYHGTMIFFSLYLLFSREYQPEAKDYPIAYGTLISFGLMAIVTNAMFDTDMMFLNTGNGSPFQFILTDMGRGVYMVFMFAIAAILLLFPFLPSLIRKAFAAGRVQTKATAKD
- a CDS encoding DUF1292 domain-containing protein, with product MNDREIYEAILDDDNVANILMTDDDGRVFEMAQLGTMPMHDVVYGILELLKIDGRDVTEEEAGLVMLELDCDDDGEVYVSTVEDDDLFDEVLEAFNALPEE
- a CDS encoding DUF2804 domain-containing protein, which gives rise to MQNEIKERVPLFDASGHLANPGFAKRMMFEYARKDVKASSWRIKEWDYYAVLTDDFGFSCTIADLSYSSLVSANFFDFRTGAYLAKSKIGWFTFGKLGLPASSAAGSVGYHDKQFDFDFVRDERGRRLHCLIRSFSAEGDLEADIRLEAPDDDSMVIATPWQTKKPRFYLNQKINCMPATGTVKIGDTVRTYPAGASWGVLDWGRGAWTYKNTWYWGSASGLAAGMRFGFNIGYGFGDTSKASENMMFFDGKAHKLDQVTFRLDETDVTKPWTFTSNDGRFELTMTPILDRQDDINFVIIKNLGHQVFGRYSGWVVLDDGSRLEVKDLLGFAEKITNHY